A single window of Vibrio alfacsensis DNA harbors:
- the rsmD gene encoding 16S rRNA (guanine(966)-N(2))-methyltransferase RsmD, which yields MSRRRQQNSSQKKPTTGFVRIISGLWRGRKLPVHDAEGLRPTTDRVKETLFNWLAQDVPQAKCLDLFAGSGGLGFESASRQAELVTMIELNPQAFQQLQKNIASLNANNINVVNTDALSFLQQPGTPYHVVFIDPPFRKGLLDETVTLLEQNGWLAEDAMIYIETEKELNIAGLPDNWQLHREKTAGQVSYRLYERSQS from the coding sequence ATGTCAAGACGTCGCCAGCAAAACTCCTCACAAAAAAAGCCAACAACGGGCTTTGTTCGCATTATTAGTGGTTTATGGAGAGGTAGAAAGCTCCCTGTTCATGATGCAGAAGGTTTGCGTCCAACCACCGATCGCGTAAAAGAAACACTATTTAATTGGCTAGCTCAAGACGTACCTCAAGCGAAATGTCTCGACCTATTTGCTGGTTCTGGCGGTTTAGGCTTTGAATCGGCTTCTCGCCAAGCAGAGCTTGTCACTATGATTGAGCTCAATCCTCAAGCATTTCAGCAACTGCAAAAAAATATTGCCTCTTTGAATGCAAATAATATTAACGTCGTGAACACTGACGCACTGAGCTTTTTACAACAACCAGGTACGCCATACCATGTCGTATTCATCGATCCACCGTTCCGCAAAGGGTTACTGGATGAAACCGTGACCTTGCTAGAGCAAAACGGTTGGTTAGCTGAAGATGCCATGATTTATATTGAAACAGAAAAAGAGCTGAATATTGCAGGGCTTCCGGATAACTGGCAATTGCATCGCGAGAAAACCGCGGGGCAAGTAAGTTACCGCCTATACGAACGCTCCCAATCTTAA
- the ftsE gene encoding cell division ATP-binding protein FtsE, translated as MIKFQQVSKAYRGGRQALQKVDFHLRRGEMAFLGGHSGAGKSTLLKLICAMERPTDGKIHFNGHDITRISHKDIPFLRRNIGIVFQDHRLLMDRSVFDNVALPMRIESISENEIKRRVSAALDKTGLLDKARCLPSQLSGGEQQRVGIARAVVNRPTLLVADEPTGNLDPELSNRVLRLFEEFNRAGVTILLATHDIGLVNTRPQYRHFELNQGFLSEVEDYGR; from the coding sequence GTGATCAAATTTCAGCAAGTGAGCAAGGCTTACCGAGGTGGTCGACAAGCTCTGCAGAAAGTCGACTTTCACTTAAGGCGCGGTGAGATGGCGTTTTTAGGCGGACATTCTGGGGCAGGTAAAAGTACCTTGTTGAAACTGATATGTGCGATGGAGCGTCCTACCGATGGAAAAATTCATTTTAATGGGCACGATATCACACGCATTTCACATAAAGACATTCCTTTTTTGCGTCGCAACATTGGGATTGTATTTCAAGATCACCGTTTATTGATGGATCGCAGTGTCTTCGATAACGTGGCACTTCCGATGCGTATCGAATCGATTTCTGAAAATGAAATAAAGCGCCGAGTCTCTGCGGCGTTAGATAAAACGGGTTTGCTTGATAAAGCCCGTTGCTTACCAAGCCAACTCTCAGGTGGTGAGCAACAACGAGTGGGTATCGCACGCGCCGTAGTGAATCGACCTACCTTACTGGTTGCGGATGAGCCTACCGGTAACCTCGACCCTGAACTGTCTAACCGCGTGTTGCGATTATTTGAAGAATTTAATCGTGCAGGTGTGACAATCCTACTAGCAACGCACGATATTGGGTTAGTAAACACTCGCCCACAATATCGTCACTTTGAATTGAACCAAGGCTTCCTAAGTGAGGTAGAAG